In Thermothelomyces thermophilus ATCC 42464 chromosome 2, complete sequence, a single window of DNA contains:
- a CDS encoding Dehydroquinase class I-like protein: protein MAAVQQLEPVPTPAARPQSIADSPFTNNGDTERASPPAQPGISLCSEPQRGDTRIVVIMFGKGQEKIVSVFAEVLGKPSKMKPRFESITKDDQGWVIGIPADSAKDDIATRDRGLVVAINAHCTGLGMPPDVYLSAQCDYEFLYTESPFFRRDLARFTSHILGQICHHRALMAKPRTFIISTTFPDVHAALPNIDILTVGADAIEIRVDLLKEPLGDGTYSEISSLSYVGEQLMLLRQRTELPIIFTTRCTNENGRFPMDNPGLYYEYLYRALQWGVEYLDVELWLPESIRKKLYEQRGNSRIMSAFHDFSGTFKWTSERAESIFLESQRYADCVKMIAIINDHNENFELEYFRSKIKAKYPDSVPLSAVNMGETGQFSRTLNKVFTPITHPLLPIIAAPGQMSAAEINQALALLGQLPKKNMYGITSPAMRSVTPQAPFYEKCFNELGLPHQFAVVEWQPKGPGCIGTWCNQKNFGGAYFNPAVSLKSLATHSDFLASLNNGAGPTVSEAARLIGMVDTIVVRPAPSSAPTSAPSSIPSSPPRHKNGDSYSALGPSQSGLPPNTTLVLDNASWKGILSTLTRDFAPSAYFGCAAVVLASSAEDAASALFALKALKVGKVYTVGFKTPPAFGKDLLIEPFTSLESIQRARTVGANGSNVGTGTGSPFLVVSALGPEKSTLVGMLVRLFGTRGSGTDSRKVFLDLADRPASAKGDPALIAERSGFAAYGAADVTAFTTVETLRLLVGQNVPYSFVRLASGRTLF from the coding sequence ATGGCGGCGGTGCAGCAATTGGAGCCGGTCCCGACACCGGCTGCACGGCCGCAGAGTATAGCTGACAGCCCTTTCACCAACAACGGTGACACGGAGCGCGCGTCACCACCCGCCCAGCCCGGCATTTCATTGTGCAGCGAGCCCCAGAGAGGAGACACCAGGATCGTCGTCATCATGTTTGGCAAGGGCCAGGAGAAGATCGTTTCTGTTTTCGCCGAGGTTCTGGGGAAACCGTCAAAAATGAAGCCTCGCTTCGAGAGTATCACCAAAGACGACCAGGGTTGGGTAATTGGCATTCCGGCAGATAGCGCCAAGGACGACATTGCGACGCGGGACAGAGGACTCGTCGTTGCTATCAATGCCCATTGCACCGGTCTGGGAATGCCTCCCGACGTCTATCTTTCAGCTCAGTGCGATTACGAGTTTCTCTACACCGAGTCCCCCTTCTTTCGCAGGGATCTTGCCCGCTTCACCTCACATATCCTCGGCCAGATATGTCACCACAGAGCGCTCATGGCAAAGCCCAGGACCTTCATCATCTCGACCACGTTCCCGGACGTACATGCCGCCTTGCCCAACATCGACATCCTGACTGTCGGCGCTGATGCCATCGAGATCCGCGTCGACCTTCTCAAGGAGCCCCTGGGGGACGGGACTTACTCCGAGATTTCCAGTCTCAGCTATGTCGGAGAGCAGCTCATGTTGCTCAGGCAGAGGACCGAGCTGCCCATCATCTTCACGACGAGGTGCACCAATGAGAACGGCCGGTTTCCGATGGACAATCCGGGGCtgtactacgagtacctgtATCGGGCTCTGCAATGGGGCGTCGAGTATCTTGATGTTGAGCTTTGGCTTCCCGAGAGCATCCGGAAGAAATTGTACGAGCAGCGTGGGAACAGTCGCATCATGTCCGCTTTTCACGACTTCTCCGGGACCTTCAAATGGACCTCGGAACGGGCCGAGTCGATTTTCCTCGAATCACAACGCTACGCCGACTGCGTCAAGATGATTGCCATCATCAATGACCACAACGAAAACTTTGAGCTCGAGTATTTCCGGTCCAAGATCAAGGCAAAATATCCCGACTCGGTTCCATTGTCTGCCGTCAACATGGGCGAGACGGGCCAATTCTCGCGGACGCTCAACAAGGTCTTCACGCCAATCACTCATCCTCTTCTGCCCATCATCGCGGCTCCGGGACAGATGAGCGCCGCCGAGATCAACCAGGCGCTGGCGCTGCTCGGGCAATTGCCCAAAAAGAACATGTACGGCATCACGAGCCCGGCGATGCGCAGCGTGACACCTCAGGCCCCTTTCTACGAAAAGTGCTTTAACGAGCTAGGTTTGCCCCATCAGTTCGCCGTCGTGGAGTGGCAGCCAAAAGGGCCCGGTTGTATCGGGACGTGGTGCAACCAGAAGAACTTTGGCGGGGCTTACTTCAACCCAGCGGTTTCTCTCAAGAGCCTGGCGACCCATAGCGACTTCCTCGCGTCCCTCAATAACGGGGCCGGGCCTACCGTCAGCGAAGCTGCTCGACTTATCGGCATGGTCGACACCATCGTCGTGCGGCCCGCCCCTTCGAGCGCCCCGACGTCCGCGCCGTCGTCGATACCGTCGAGCCCTCCGCGCCACAAGAACGGGGATTCGTACAGCGCCCTGGGTCCGTCCCAATCAGGCCTCCCTCCTAACACCACGCTCGTCCTCGACAACGCTTCCTGGAAGGGCATCTTGAGCACACTAACCCGCGATTTTGCCCCGTCAGCCTACTTCGGatgcgccgccgtcgtcctcgccTCGTCTGCCGAAGACGCCGCTAGCGCCCTCTTCGCCCTCAAGGCCCTCAAGGTCGGCAAGGTCTACACGGTCGGGTTCAAGACGCCCCCGGCATTCGGCAAAGACCTCCTCATCGAGCCCTTCACAAGCCTCGAGAGCATTCAGAGAGCGCGCACCGTTGGCGCGAACGGTTCCAATGTCGGGACAGGCACGGGTTCGCCATTCTTGGTCGTCAGCGCCCTAGGGCCGGAAAAGAGCACGCTCGTGGGGATGCTGGTGCGGCTGTTCGGCACAAGGGGCTCAGGGACCGATTCCCGAAAGGTGTTTTTGGATCTCGCGGACCGGCCGGCCTCAGCGAAGGGCGACCCGGCCCTGATTGCCGAGCGGAGCGGGTTTGCGGCTTATGGCGCTGCCGACGTTACGGCCTTCACCACGGTGGAAACGCTACGGCTGCTGGTCGGGCAGAATGTTCCGTACAGCTTTGTGAGATTAGCCAGTGGTCGAACGCTGTTTTGA
- a CDS encoding fungal transcriptional regulatory-like protein (Fungal transcriptional regulatory-like protein): MPRPQVSIERLPTRRLSNEPRESMNCKSCRKRKIKCNRLRPACEACQVFQCPCIYDAVPKKRGPKTDVLEALLKRVDGLEARLREKKAGTEAESSESAVTNAPEPSNFTQPAASTSAGGVKTDVGQESQDTSMFSPVQSHDLSDFWRSEQSPEIHPDTLLDIYFTRFHDKPFYIFDESTLRQRLQLNQVASHLVHAIYAVAARYAPHPNGYQSAVKLSEEYAARARAEVDTDDPSVDALQTLVLLVTAFTASGKGKKAYMLLTSAVGMAMALELHRELDVNARVTPIERETRRRLFWTCYLLDRFMSCGSKRPSLISDRAILLRLPCWYPSPNTMPMEGDFFQSYTNLQHLHGGGKRSQGSNGMLIDICRILGTTNQYLAAGGVKGDSHFPWHSLSNLSKIRQDLDVWASGTEDVFSSVDSLFGQPDSTVLVLSKLIYHLIHCLIYRPFLPIDLAELAGSGQHQSWQIEATNMCFLHANAIAELVELGKQTASVEWPAFVGYCICTAGTVHIHGAHYSRIGTAGDMSVFSSSAEFLSREMQQLSELRYAWASVQHQRETLQGIYNAHSELVKSLSQSPMRYSPVFTLEDFFDRYANIGGPGGQSFSFDAANLSLADVVVDFTTDTYPGQGLCAPRLSPSDPGASRPNLKRKNTAPSGRPRPDFKNSISMNKMNPPPTLSLSTPSTVGRPLFSPSSVPPQPSPGMLHTPTSLTSPHGPLQQNRRLSMSQNQASGSAAGEGGLANFPLGDNNRSGQSADIPHGFPNMGNGTFNPSFNFGQLPAGSSTANGAGSGTAPPQGFDPMFGELPTNAFGTPTPWHGDEGGGNAPGGGGGGTRAPAEVGATPKDTSPNESAATTGAGEEKDPFLSLLEQLAENESFMGGAGNELDFFLNGTPNGG, translated from the exons ATGCCGCGGCCTCAAGTCAGCATTGAACGCCTTCCAACGCGACGCTTGAGCAACGAGCCCCGTGAGTCTATGAACTGCAAATCGTGCCGAAAGCGCAAG ATCAAGTGCAACCGGCTTCGTCCTGCCTGCGAGGCGTGCCAGGTGTTTCAATGTCCCTGTATATATG ATGCCGTTCCGAAAAAAAGGGGCCCAAAGACCGATGTATTGGAGGCCCTTCTGAAAAGGGTCGATGGGCTCGAGGCACGGTTAAGAGAAAAAAAGGCGGGCACTGAAGCAGAAAGCTCTGAGAGTGCAGTGACAAATGCCCCTGAGCCATCCAATTTCACTCAGCCGGCAGCGAGTACCTCTGCTGGAGGAGTGAAGACCGACGTTGGCCAGGAATCTCAAGACACTTCCATGTTTTCTCCTGTCCAGAG CCATGATTTGTCTGACTTTTGGCGTAGCGAGCAGTCCCCTGAGATCCACCCGGACACTTTGCTCGACATCTACTTTACCCGCTTTCACGACAAACCCTTCTACATTTTTGACGAATCCACATTGCGGCAACGTCTTCAGCTCAACCAGGTAGCTAGCCACCTGGTTCACGCCATCTACGCGGTAGCTGCCAG ATACGCGCCTCACCCAAACGGCTACCAGTCCGCCGTGAAACTGAGCGAAGAATATGCCGCCAGGGCAAGGGCGGAAGTTGACACGGACGATCCATCTGTGGATGCACTACAGACCCTGGTACTTCTCGTGACGGCTTTCACGGCATCTGGAAAGGGAAAGAAGGCATACATGCTGCTGA CAAGCGCTGTTGGGATGGCTATGGCTCTGGAGTTGCACAGGGAGTTGGATGTGAACGCCCGCGTCACCCCGATCGAACGGGAAACACGCCGAAGGCTGTTTTGGACTTGCTACCTGCTCGACCGTTTCATGTCCTGTGGCTCGAAGCGCCCGTCTCTCATATCCGATCGTGCCATTCTCTTACGACTGCCGTGCTGGTACCCGAGCCCGAACACGATGCCCATGGAGGGCGATTTCTTCCAGAGTTATACAAACCTCCAACACCTGCACGGCGGAGGCAAGAGGTCCCAAGGGAGCAACGGGATGTTGATCGATATCTGCCGCATCCTCGGCACGACGAACCAGTACTTGGCTGCCGGCGGAGTCAAGGGGGATTCTCATTTCCCGTGGCACTCGCTGTCCAACCTGTCCAAGATCCGCCAGGACCTGGACGTGTGGGCTTCGGGAACAGAAGACGTGTTTTCCAGCGTGGACTCGCTATTTGGACAGCCGGATTCCACCGTGCTTGTGCTAAGCAAGCTCATATACCATCTCATTCACTGCCTCATATACCGTCCCTTCCTCCCCATCGATTTGGCGGAGCTTGCAGGGTCCGGTCAACACCAGTCATGGCAGATCGAGGCCACAAACATGTGCTTCCTGCACGCAAACGCCATCGCAGAGCTGGTGGAACTCGGCAAGCAGACAGCATCCGTCGAATGGCCCGCGTTTGTCGGTTACTGCATCTGCACAGCCGGCACGGTACACATCCACGGAGCGCACTATAGCCGCATCGGGACGGCTGGGGACATGAGCGTGTTCAGCTCCTCGGCCGAATTCCTATCGAGAGAGATGCAGCAACTCAGCGAGCTACGGTATGCGTGGGCGAGCGTCCAACACCAGCGCGAAACGCTTCAAGGGATCTACAACGCACACTCGGAGCTGGTCAAGAGTCTGTCGCAGAGCCCCATGCGGTATTCGCCCGTCTTTACTCTGGAGGATTTCTTCGACCGGTACGCCAACATTGGAGGCCCTGGAGGGCAAAGCTTCAGCTTTGACGCGGCGAATCTGAGCCTCGCCGATGTCGTTGTGGATTTCACAACGGATACGTACCCGGGACAGGGTCTCTGCGCTCCTCGCCTCAGCCCGTCCGATCCGGGAGCCAGCCGTCCGAACCTCAAAAGAAAGAACACGGCGCCGTCCGGCCGTCCAAGGCCAGATTTCAAGAATTCTATATCAATGAACAAGATGAACCCCCCACCAACGCTGTCTTTATCCACGCCGTCGACTGTGGGCCGCCCACTGTTCTCGCCATCGTCAGTACCACCTCAACCATCGCCGGGGATGCTGCACACACCGACGTCTCTTACTTCACCCCACGGGCCCCTTCAGCAGAACCGGCGCCTAAGCATGTCCCAGAACCAGGCTAGCGGGAGCGCCGCAGGGGAAGGTGGCCTAGCCAACTTTCCGCTCGGCGATAACAACCGCAGCGGTCAATCAGCCGACATACCCCACGGTTTTCCCAACATGGGCAACGGAACGTTCAACCCGTCCTTCAACTTTGGCCAGCTCCCCGCTGGCTCATCGACGGCCAATGGTGCCGGGAGCGGTACAGCACCACCACAGGGTTTTGACCCTATGTTCGGCGAATTACCGACGAATGCCTTTGGGACGCCGACGCCATGGCACGGCGATGAGGGAGGTGGAAATGCccctggcggcggcggcggcggcaccagAGCGCCGGCCGAAGTGGGTGCGACACCCAAGGACACGAGTCCTAACGAGAGCGCAGCAACTACGGGAGCGGGTGAGGAGAAGGATCCGTTCCTGAGCTTGCTGGAGCAACTGGCGGAGAACGAGTCGTTTATGGGGGGCGCAGGGAACGAGCTGGACTTCTTCTTAAACGGGACGCCTAACGGGGGttga